One window of the Nocardia huaxiensis genome contains the following:
- a CDS encoding YihY/virulence factor BrkB family protein, whose amino-acid sequence MPEQTTIEPGAPEGPTDLKRRSWWSVLKRTAAELLGDRITDWAAALTYYSVLSIFPALLVLTALLGLLGPEPTRSLIDTVKQIGPGSGTDLLVSAITELQDAKPLAGPLAIIGVLVALWTASGYIGAFIRAANDIYEVREGRPLWKLLPMRFGLTVLLMLLLAAVLVGVVLTGALADRVGEWLGMGETAVRVWGFVKWPTLALLVSLAFALLYWAAPNARQPGFRWLSPGSVLAVLVWLAASAGFTVYATNFGSYNKTYGSLAGVVVFLVWLWLTNIAVLLGAAFDAELARARGIERGLPPDHEPFLPHRDPPGDEDDPPAENPDGATTPALGRNR is encoded by the coding sequence ATGCCCGAGCAGACCACGATCGAGCCGGGCGCGCCGGAGGGCCCGACGGACCTGAAACGGCGCTCCTGGTGGTCGGTACTCAAACGCACGGCGGCGGAACTACTGGGCGACCGCATCACCGACTGGGCGGCCGCGCTCACGTATTACAGTGTGCTGTCGATCTTTCCGGCGCTGCTGGTGCTCACCGCCCTCCTCGGCCTGCTGGGCCCCGAGCCGACTCGGTCGTTGATCGACACCGTCAAGCAGATCGGGCCGGGCAGCGGCACCGACCTGCTGGTGTCCGCGATCACCGAACTCCAGGACGCCAAGCCGCTGGCCGGACCGCTCGCCATCATCGGTGTGCTGGTGGCGCTCTGGACGGCGTCGGGATACATCGGCGCGTTCATCCGCGCCGCCAATGACATCTACGAGGTGCGGGAGGGCCGCCCGCTCTGGAAACTGCTGCCCATGCGGTTCGGGCTGACCGTGCTGCTCATGCTGCTGCTGGCGGCGGTGCTGGTCGGCGTGGTGCTGACCGGCGCGCTCGCCGACCGCGTGGGGGAGTGGCTCGGCATGGGCGAAACCGCCGTGCGCGTCTGGGGTTTCGTGAAATGGCCGACGCTCGCGCTACTGGTCTCCCTGGCCTTCGCGCTGCTGTACTGGGCCGCCCCGAACGCCCGCCAGCCGGGCTTCCGCTGGCTCAGCCCCGGCAGTGTGCTGGCCGTGCTGGTGTGGCTGGCCGCCTCCGCCGGATTCACCGTCTACGCAACGAATTTCGGCTCCTACAACAAGACCTACGGTTCCCTGGCCGGGGTGGTGGTGTTCCTGGTGTGGTTGTGGCTCACCAATATCGCGGTCCTGCTCGGCGCCGCCTTCGATGCGGAGCTGGCACGGGCCCGCGGCATCGAACGCGGCCTGCCGCCCGACCACGAACCCTTCCTGCCGCACCGCGACCCACCCGGTGACGAGGACGACCCGCCCGCCGAAAACCCGGACGGCGCAACCACTCCGGCCCTCGGGAGGAACCGCTAG